A DNA window from Hordeum vulgare subsp. vulgare chromosome 1H, MorexV3_pseudomolecules_assembly, whole genome shotgun sequence contains the following coding sequences:
- the LOC123417008 gene encoding cytochrome P450 89A2-like produces MDLTAWPPLLLLITLLLSLAASLLFLLSSRHGVDKKATGKELPPGPPALLFLAKFLALRQSIFHLEPLLRDLHARYGPVISIRLFRALVFVSDRRLAHRVLVQGGSTFADRPRLFEPGLLFTSGSRNINAAPYGPYWRLVRRNLASEALHPACVSQFAPARRRMRDTLVRDLRVRAGAGDPVEVRTLLRNAMFDLLVYMSLGARLAPEVLDEMQDMQLWVVRTITGFPIFSFFPALTKRLFRERWEAHLAVRRRQDEILLPLIEARRSVSVPRGADDPPCYADSLLALRVADEGDRPLTDSELVSLCSEFLSGGTDSTVTSLEWIMAELVNHPDMQAKVYEEVRSKPELSEGDLQGMPYLKAVVLEGLRLHPPAHFLLPHGVQSDTEIGGYRVPKGAEVNFLIAEFGRDETVWAAAREFRPERFLDGGEGCGVDITGSREIKMMPFGAGRRMCPGYTLAMLHLEFFVWSLVRELEWLPAADGEEVDMTEVLDFTTLMKHPLRVRAIPRT; encoded by the coding sequence ATGGATCTCACGGCCTGGCCACCGCTCCTCTTGCTCATCACTCTCTTGCTCTCGCTCGCAGCTTCGCTCCTCTTCTTGCTCAGCAGCCGCCACGGCGTCGACAAGAAGGCGACTGGTAAGGAGCTCCCCCCAGGCCCGCCGGCGCTGCTCTTCCTGGCCAAGTTCCTAGCACTCCGGCAGTCCATCTTCCACCTTGAGCCGCTCCTCCGCGACCTGCACGCGCGCTACGGCCCCGTCATCTCCATCCGCCTCTTCCGCGCCCTCGTCTTCGTCTCCGACCGCCGCCTCGCCCACCGCGTCCTCGTCCAGGGCGGCTCCACCTTCGCCGACCGCCCGCGGCTCTTCGAGCCGGGGCTCCTCTTCACGTCCGGCTCCCGCAACATCAACGCCGCGCCCTACGGGCCTTACTGGCGCCTCGTCCGCCGCAACCTCGCCTCCGAGGCGCTGCACCCGGCCTGCGTCAGCCAGTTCGCGCCCGCGAGGCGCCGGATGCGCGACACGCTCGTCCGCGACCTCCGCGTGCGCGCCGGCGCCGGAGACCCTGTAGAGGTGAGGACGCTGCTCCGGAACGCCATGTTCGACCTGCTGGTGTACATGAGCCTCGGCGCCAGGCTCGCCCCGGAGGTGCTCGACGAGATGCAGGACATGCAGCTGTGGGTCGTCCGCACCATCACCGGCTTccccatcttctccttcttcccggcGCTCACCAAGAGGCTCTTCCGCGAGCGATGGGAGGCGCACCTTGCCGTCCGCCGGAGGCAGGACGAGATATTGCTCCCGCTGATCGAAGCAAGGCGCTCTGTTTCCGTGCCCCGCGGCGCCGATGACCCGCCGTGCTACGCCGACTCGCTTCTTGCGCTGCGCGTGGCGGACGAAGGCGACCGCCCGCTCACGGACTCTGAGCTCGTCAGCCTCTGCTCCGAGTTCTTGAGCGGTGGCACGGACAGCACGGTGACCTCGCTGGAGTGGATCATGGCGGAGCTGGTGAACCATCCGGACATGCAGGCCAAGGTCTACGAGGAGGTCAGGAGCAAGCCGGAGCTCAGCGAAGGCGACCTGCAGGGGATGCCGTACCTGAAGGCCGTCGTCCTCGAGGGGCTGCGGCTCCACCCACCGGCCCACTTCCTCCTCCCTCACGGCGTACAGAGCGACACGGAGATCGGCGGCTACAGGGTTCCCAAGGGAGCGGAGGTCAACTTCCTGATCGCCGAGTTCGGGCGCGACGAGACGGTGTGGGCGGCTGCACGGGAGTTCCGGCCGGAGCGGTTCCTGGACGGCGGCGAGGGATGCGGCGTGGACATCACGGGGAGCAGAGAGATCAAGATGATGCCCTTCGGAGCGGGCCGCAGGATGTGCCCGGGGTACACGCTCGCCATGCTGCACCTGGAGTTCTTCGTCTGGAGCCTCGTGAGGGAGCTGGAGTGGCTGCCGGCGGCGGACGGGGAGGAGGTGGACATGACCGAGGTGCTGGATTTCACCACCCTCATGAAGCATCCCCTCCGTGTTCGAGCCATCCCAAGGACTTGA